Proteins encoded together in one Bacillota bacterium window:
- a CDS encoding type I secretion C-terminal target domain-containing protein — MDFQMSQIEKLNITELLRHETLCAKKLSTYMNQVQDPQIRSVLSQYHDLCRQHTNMLNSFMQQAGMQQQAGMQQPGMYHAGMPGGGHMA; from the coding sequence GTGGACTTTCAGATGAGCCAGATCGAAAAGCTGAACATCACCGAACTCTTGCGGCACGAAACCCTGTGCGCCAAGAAGCTGTCCACCTACATGAACCAGGTCCAGGACCCTCAGATCCGTTCGGTGCTAAGCCAGTACCACGATCTCTGCCGGCAGCACACAAACATGCTCAATAGCTTCATGCAACAGGCCGGAATGCAGCAACAAGCCGGAATGCAGCAGCCCGGAATGTACCACGCCGGTATGCCGGGCGGCGGACACATGGCTTAG